One genomic window of Aliiroseovarius sp. M344 includes the following:
- a CDS encoding M20 aminoacylase family protein, producing MAIINRIGEFAQDMKTWRRWLHAHPELGLECHDTAAYVVDKLRAFGVDEVHEKIGISGVVAIINGQGEGPTIGLRADMDALPMMETTGLDYASTVPGRMHACGHDGHTTMLLGAARYLAETRNFKGRVALIFQPAEESDGGAKYMCDEGMMDRFDIAEVYALHNMPGHEVGKFYTTPGPIMAAVDTLKVKVTGRGGHAAYPQDTVDPIIAVVTMVQAVQSIISRNLSPMDNLVVSVTMIGGGTADNIIPEDAWFAATIRSFTPEVREMAQRRLREVIEGQAASFGVTAHIDYELGYPPTVNDPDSVEKAAAVAREISGADRVAANEGREMGAEDFAYMLEERPGAYLFLGQGEDGAGVHHPAYDFNDEAAPYGASFFARLVERLNPI from the coding sequence ATGGCGATCATCAACCGCATTGGCGAATTTGCCCAAGACATGAAAACTTGGCGGCGCTGGTTGCATGCCCATCCCGAACTGGGGTTGGAGTGTCACGATACCGCAGCCTATGTGGTAGACAAGCTGCGTGCCTTCGGGGTGGACGAGGTTCACGAGAAAATTGGCATCTCAGGCGTCGTGGCGATCATCAACGGGCAGGGGGAAGGGCCAACCATTGGTCTGCGCGCCGATATGGATGCGCTTCCGATGATGGAAACGACAGGTCTGGATTATGCCTCGACGGTGCCGGGGCGGATGCATGCCTGTGGCCATGACGGGCACACCACGATGTTGCTGGGTGCTGCGCGGTATCTGGCAGAGACGCGGAACTTCAAGGGTCGCGTGGCGCTGATCTTCCAACCCGCTGAAGAAAGCGATGGTGGTGCGAAATACATGTGTGACGAAGGGATGATGGACCGCTTTGATATTGCCGAGGTCTATGCGCTTCACAACATGCCAGGGCATGAGGTGGGCAAGTTCTATACCACGCCCGGCCCAATCATGGCCGCTGTGGATACGCTGAAGGTCAAGGTCACCGGGCGTGGCGGCCATGCCGCTTACCCACAGGACACGGTCGATCCGATTATCGCGGTTGTGACCATGGTGCAGGCGGTGCAATCCATCATCAGCCGTAACCTGTCGCCGATGGACAATCTGGTGGTCTCGGTGACGATGATTGGCGGGGGCACGGCCGACAATATCATCCCCGAGGATGCGTGGTTCGCCGCAACCATCCGGTCTTTCACCCCCGAGGTGCGCGAGATGGCGCAGCGCCGCCTGCGCGAGGTGATCGAAGGGCAGGCGGCCAGTTTTGGTGTCACCGCCCATATCGACTATGAACTGGGTTATCCTCCCACCGTGAATGACCCAGATTCGGTCGAAAAGGCAGCCGCCGTCGCTAGAGAGATTAGCGGCGCGGATCGGGTTGCCGCCAATGAGGGGCGCGAAATGGGGGCCGAAGATTTCGCTTATATGTTGGAAGAACGCCCCGGCGCCTATCTGTTTCTGGGGCAGGGCGAGGATGGCGCGGGCGTGCATCACCCCGCCTATGATTTCAACGACGAGGCCGCGCCCTATGGTGCCAGTTTCTTCGCGCGTCTGGTGGAGCGCCTGAACCCGATTTGA
- the speB gene encoding agmatinase, whose amino-acid sequence MALEDAKTQVDNAFTRDGFKGLAFENTFGGALSFLRRTYSKDLTGVDIAVTGIPFDQAVTNRPGTRLGPRAIREASCLQSPDQAYGWDFDVMSEFAIADYGDMAFDYAHIDQFPAALEAHIAGILDQGAACLTLGGDHYITFPILRAHVKKHGPLSLLQFDAHTDTWQDDDMTRVDHGTMFYKAVKEGLIDPARSVQVGIRTHNDDTLGVNIIDAREVHETGPDAVVKKIKSILGDHKTYLTFDIDGLDPAFAPGTGTPVWGGLTSAQVSMILRDLAGINLVGGDVVEVSPPFDTTGATAIAGAHVAMEILNLWGFTRRS is encoded by the coding sequence ATGGCTTTGGAAGACGCAAAAACACAAGTTGATAACGCGTTCACGCGGGACGGGTTCAAGGGTTTGGCCTTTGAAAATACGTTTGGTGGCGCTCTGTCTTTTCTGCGCCGCACTTATTCCAAAGACCTGACGGGCGTCGACATCGCAGTCACGGGCATTCCGTTTGATCAGGCGGTCACCAACCGCCCCGGCACTCGCCTTGGCCCACGCGCCATCCGGGAAGCATCGTGTCTGCAATCTCCGGATCAGGCCTATGGCTGGGATTTCGATGTGATGAGCGAATTTGCCATAGCCGATTATGGCGACATGGCGTTTGACTATGCCCATATCGACCAGTTTCCAGCCGCGCTTGAAGCCCATATTGCGGGCATTTTGGATCAGGGTGCGGCCTGTTTGACCCTGGGCGGCGATCACTACATTACGTTCCCGATCCTGCGGGCTCATGTGAAGAAACACGGGCCACTGAGCCTTCTTCAATTCGATGCGCATACGGACACTTGGCAAGACGATGACATGACCCGCGTGGATCATGGCACGATGTTCTATAAGGCTGTGAAAGAGGGGTTGATCGACCCGGCACGCTCGGTTCAAGTGGGTATTCGCACCCATAATGACGACACATTGGGCGTGAACATCATCGACGCGCGCGAGGTGCATGAAACCGGGCCGGATGCGGTGGTTAAGAAGATCAAATCGATCCTCGGTGATCACAAGACCTATCTGACCTTTGACATCGACGGGTTGGACCCGGCGTTTGCCCCGGGCACGGGCACACCGGTTTGGGGCGGTCTGACCTCGGCACAGGTGTCAATGATCCTGCGCGATCTGGCGGGGATCAATCTGGTCGGTGGCGATGTGGTCGAGGTTTCCCCGCCGTTTGACACCACCGGGGCCACGGCCATCGCAGGGGCCCATGTTGCAATGGAAATCCTTAATCTATGGGGTTTTACGCGCCGAAGTTAA
- the gpt gene encoding xanthine phosphoribosyltransferase, which produces MSDRLPHEKGFHISWDQIHRDSRALAWRLDGQGPKDTGWRAVVAITRGGLAPAMIVARELDIRKVDTVSVKSYHHQSQGEAELLKAPDPEMMGDGEGVLIIDDLVDTGKTLELVRKMYPKAHFATVYAKPKGRPLVDTFITEVSQDTWIFFPWDMALQYVEPYRGTD; this is translated from the coding sequence ATGAGCGACCGTCTACCTCACGAAAAGGGCTTCCACATCAGCTGGGACCAGATTCACCGCGACAGCCGGGCTTTGGCCTGGCGGCTTGATGGTCAGGGCCCCAAGGACACCGGATGGCGGGCCGTGGTCGCGATCACGCGGGGCGGATTGGCCCCTGCCATGATTGTCGCGCGCGAGCTGGACATTCGCAAAGTGGACACAGTGTCGGTTAAATCCTACCACCACCAATCACAGGGCGAGGCAGAGTTGCTGAAGGCCCCTGACCCCGAAATGATGGGCGATGGCGAAGGTGTTCTGATCATCGACGATCTGGTCGATACCGGCAAAACGCTGGAACTGGTGCGCAAAATGTACCCCAAGGCCCATTTCGCCACGGTGTATGCCAAACCCAAAGGTCGCCCGCTGGTGGACACGTTCATCACCGAGGTCAGCCAAGATACATGGATCTTCTTCCCATGGGACATGGCGCTGCAATATGTCGAGCCTTATCGCGGCACGGACTAA
- the prmC gene encoding peptide chain release factor N(5)-glutamine methyltransferase, producing MTTGTALLFAATQTLRAAGVDDPAGDARVLLAYALGIDRSHLTLVLPDEIDGDRARAFENAITARAARQPVAQITGTRAFYGRDFIVTPDVLDPRPETELLVDTALEAPFSTVLDLGTGSGCILLTLLAEKVAAEGLGVDLSGAALEVAKRNAQALDVLSRVRFCEASWFEDMQSDALFDLIVSNPPYISATEMAELSPDVKSWEPHLALTPGGDGLDAYRVIASGAPCRLTPGGRLMVEIGATQGDAVKALFNAAGFLSIQVLKDLSGHDRVVVGHLAPDR from the coding sequence ATGACAACCGGCACTGCCTTGCTTTTTGCGGCCACGCAGACGTTGCGGGCGGCAGGTGTGGACGATCCGGCGGGCGATGCGCGGGTTCTGCTGGCATATGCTCTGGGCATCGACCGCAGCCACCTGACATTGGTGTTGCCGGACGAGATTGACGGCGACAGGGCGCGCGCATTTGAAAATGCCATCACCGCCCGCGCCGCCCGCCAGCCGGTTGCCCAGATCACCGGAACGCGCGCCTTCTATGGGCGTGATTTCATCGTCACACCCGATGTATTGGATCCGCGACCGGAAACGGAGCTTTTGGTGGACACTGCGTTGGAAGCGCCCTTTTCAACCGTACTGGATCTTGGAACAGGGTCGGGTTGTATCCTTTTGACATTGCTTGCAGAAAAAGTTGCGGCCGAGGGGCTTGGAGTGGACCTGTCTGGCGCGGCGTTGGAGGTTGCCAAACGCAACGCGCAGGCGTTGGACGTCTTGAGCCGTGTCAGGTTTTGCGAAGCGTCGTGGTTTGAAGATATGCAAAGCGACGCGCTATTCGATCTGATCGTCTCAAACCCGCCCTATATCTCAGCGACTGAAATGGCAGAGCTTTCCCCGGATGTGAAGTCGTGGGAGCCGCATCTTGCGCTGACCCCCGGTGGCGACGGTCTGGACGCCTATCGGGTGATCGCCTCCGGCGCGCCGTGCCGCCTTACGCCAGGTGGTCGGTTGATGGTCGAGATCGGGGCCACACAGGGGGATGCGGTTAAGGCACTGTTTAATGCGGCTGGTTTCCTTTCAATTCAGGTTCTGAAAGATCTGTCTGGTCATGATCGGGTTGTTGTTGGCCATTTGGCGCCCGATCGGTGA
- a CDS encoding DUF1499 domain-containing protein gives MLALGWVRLAPLPEDRFSARPGPQDPGTHKLPGGVKYVIPLRILPEGALDHLAWIALEAPRTHLKYQEDDLFAVVTRSRRIGFPDITVAWVADGSLHIHAHLVYGKNDMGANEQRVEGWLDTLRHLDNDLEDEF, from the coding sequence GTGCTGGCGCTTGGCTGGGTGCGCCTTGCGCCGTTGCCAGAGGATCGTTTTTCTGCGCGTCCCGGGCCACAAGATCCGGGAACGCATAAGCTGCCAGGCGGTGTGAAATACGTGATCCCGTTGCGTATTCTGCCCGAGGGCGCGTTGGATCATCTGGCCTGGATCGCGCTGGAAGCACCGCGCACCCATCTGAAATATCAGGAAGATGATCTGTTCGCGGTAGTTACCCGCTCGCGCCGCATCGGCTTTCCAGACATCACAGTGGCATGGGTTGCCGACGGGTCTCTGCATATCCACGCACATCTGGTGTACGGCAAAAACGACATGGGCGCGAATGAACAACGCGTCGAGGGGTGGCTTGATACACTCAGACACCTTGATAATGATTTGGAAGATGAGTTCTGA
- the prfA gene encoding peptide chain release factor 1: MVPMEKLSAITERFEFLEARMAQGLSGEEIAQVGREYAELKPVVEEIAAYRRLLDDIADAEAMLDDPDMRELAEEELPTLKDRLPDVEQAMRLVLLPKDAADARPAMIEIRPGTGGDEASLFAADLLRMYQRYSEARGWKFEIMEQSLTELGGIKEVVAHVKGEGVFARLKYESGVHRVQRVPETESGGRIHTSAATVAVLPEAEDVDIQIDANDIRIDTMRASGSGGQHVNTTDSAVRITHLPTGIMVTSSEKSQHRNREIAMQVLKTRLFDLERQRVDDARAADRKAQVGSGDRSERIRTYNFPQGRMTDHRINLTLYKLDQIIAGDLDEVIDALISEDQAAQLADMDG; this comes from the coding sequence ATGGTTCCTATGGAAAAACTCTCAGCGATCACGGAACGGTTCGAGTTTCTGGAAGCCCGCATGGCCCAAGGGCTGTCGGGCGAAGAAATCGCGCAAGTTGGCCGTGAATATGCCGAGCTCAAGCCGGTGGTGGAAGAAATCGCCGCTTATCGCCGTCTGCTGGACGATATCGCCGATGCCGAGGCGATGCTGGACGACCCGGACATGCGCGAATTGGCTGAGGAAGAGTTGCCAACCCTCAAAGACCGCTTGCCCGATGTCGAACAGGCGATGCGACTGGTACTTTTGCCCAAGGACGCCGCCGACGCCCGGCCTGCAATGATCGAAATCCGTCCCGGCACCGGTGGCGACGAGGCGTCGCTGTTCGCCGCCGACCTGTTGCGGATGTACCAAAGGTATTCAGAAGCACGCGGCTGGAAGTTTGAGATCATGGAGCAATCCCTGACCGAACTTGGCGGGATCAAAGAGGTTGTGGCACATGTGAAGGGCGAGGGCGTGTTTGCCCGGCTGAAATACGAAAGTGGTGTACACAGGGTGCAGCGCGTGCCGGAAACCGAAAGCGGCGGGCGTATTCACACCTCTGCGGCGACGGTGGCCGTGCTGCCCGAGGCCGAGGATGTGGACATCCAGATTGATGCTAATGACATTCGCATCGATACGATGCGGGCGTCCGGGTCTGGCGGGCAACACGTGAACACCACCGATAGCGCGGTGCGGATCACCCACTTGCCGACGGGCATCATGGTGACGAGTTCCGAGAAAAGCCAACACCGCAACCGCGAGATCGCGATGCAGGTTCTGAAAACGCGGCTGTTCGATCTTGAACGCCAACGGGTGGATGACGCCCGTGCTGCTGATCGCAAAGCGCAAGTTGGGTCTGGCGACCGGTCTGAACGCATTCGCACCTATAATTTTCCGCAAGGCCGGATGACGGATCACCGGATCAATCTGACGCTTTATAAGCTCGACCAGATCATCGCGGGGGATCTGGACGAAGTGATCGACGCGCTTATTTCCGAAGATCAGGCGGCGCAACTGGCCGATATGGACGGATGA
- a CDS encoding Fe(3+) ABC transporter substrate-binding protein translates to MNTVRTLATASIMAAALTPAIASADEVNVYSYRQPELIQPLMDAFTEETGIPVNVAFLKNGVIERLQAEGKRSPADLIMTVDFARLAAVVEADLTQPVENETLTANIPAAYRDPGNEWFGLTSRARIVYASKDRVADGEVTTYEDLADPKWKGRICTRSGTHAYTLGLVAAHLTHNGEEATRAWIDGVKANLARKPQGNDRAQVKAIWAGECDISIGNTYYMGKMLQDPEQKEWADSVNVVFPVFEGSGTHVNVSGMALTKYAPNKETAIKLMEFLSSPKAQQIYAAQNFEYPLAPGVDADEIVKSWGSFTPDGVNLMDVASHRDDALKLMQEADFDG, encoded by the coding sequence ATGAACACTGTTCGCACCCTTGCCACGGCCTCGATCATGGCCGCAGCCCTGACCCCCGCCATTGCCAGCGCGGACGAGGTCAATGTTTATTCCTATCGCCAGCCCGAGCTGATCCAGCCGCTGATGGATGCGTTCACTGAAGAAACCGGCATTCCGGTCAATGTTGCCTTCCTGAAAAACGGCGTGATCGAACGCCTTCAGGCCGAAGGCAAACGCAGCCCCGCCGACCTGATCATGACGGTTGACTTCGCCCGTCTGGCAGCCGTGGTCGAAGCTGATCTGACCCAGCCGGTCGAGAACGAGACGCTGACCGCGAACATCCCCGCCGCCTATCGCGATCCGGGCAATGAATGGTTCGGCCTGACCTCACGTGCGCGCATTGTTTACGCGTCGAAAGATCGTGTGGCCGATGGCGAAGTGACCACCTATGAAGATCTGGCTGATCCCAAATGGAAAGGTCGCATCTGCACGCGCTCGGGCACACATGCCTACACTCTTGGACTGGTTGCGGCTCACCTAACCCACAATGGCGAAGAGGCAACCCGCGCCTGGATCGACGGCGTGAAAGCCAACCTGGCCCGCAAGCCACAGGGTAACGACCGCGCTCAGGTCAAGGCGATCTGGGCGGGTGAATGCGATATTTCGATCGGCAACACCTATTACATGGGCAAAATGCTGCAAGATCCGGAGCAAAAGGAATGGGCTGACAGCGTCAACGTCGTCTTCCCGGTTTTCGAAGGCTCTGGCACCCATGTGAACGTGTCGGGCATGGCGCTGACCAAATACGCGCCCAACAAGGAAACAGCCATCAAACTTATGGAATTCCTGTCCTCGCCAAAAGCGCAGCAGATCTATGCCGCCCAGAACTTTGAATACCCGCTTGCACCCGGCGTTGACGCGGATGAGATCGTGAAAAGCTGGGGCAGCTTTACGCCGGATGGCGTGAACCTGATGGATGTCGCAAGCCATCGTGACGACGCCCTGAAACTGATGCAGGAAGCCGATTTCGACGGCTGA
- the fabI gene encoding enoyl-ACP reductase FabI yields MSTELMKGKRGLIMGLANDKSIAWGIAKACADAGAELAFSYQGEALKKRVDPLAAQLGSDIIVECDVSDQGSIDTLFGELEKQWGKLDFVVHAIGFSDKNELRGRYVDTSQENFRVTMDISVYSFTAVARRAAAMMPDGGSMLTLTYYGAEQVMPHYNVMGVAKAALEASVRYMAEDLGKDGIRVNSISAGPIKTLAASGIGDFRYILKWNELNSPLRRNVTIQDVGNSALYLLSDLGSGVTGETHHVDSGYHVVGMKAVDAPDIDVATGRKEGTA; encoded by the coding sequence ATGTCGACGGAATTGATGAAGGGCAAACGCGGCCTGATTATGGGGCTAGCCAACGATAAGTCCATTGCATGGGGGATCGCGAAAGCCTGTGCCGACGCCGGGGCTGAACTGGCGTTTTCCTATCAGGGAGAAGCGCTGAAAAAGCGGGTCGATCCGCTGGCCGCTCAACTGGGATCAGACATTATTGTTGAATGTGATGTGTCCGACCAAGGCTCAATCGACACGCTGTTTGGCGAACTTGAAAAGCAATGGGGCAAGTTGGACTTCGTCGTTCATGCCATTGGTTTCTCGGATAAAAACGAACTTCGCGGCCGTTATGTCGACACCAGCCAGGAAAATTTCCGCGTGACCATGGATATCTCGGTCTACAGCTTCACAGCCGTCGCCCGCCGGGCCGCCGCGATGATGCCGGATGGCGGGTCGATGCTGACGCTGACCTATTATGGCGCCGAGCAGGTCATGCCGCATTACAACGTCATGGGCGTGGCCAAGGCCGCGCTTGAGGCGTCCGTCCGTTACATGGCCGAGGATCTGGGCAAGGACGGCATCCGGGTGAACTCGATCTCGGCGGGACCGATCAAGACATTGGCTGCTTCGGGGATCGGTGACTTCCGTTACATTCTGAAATGGAACGAACTGAATTCGCCGCTGCGTCGCAACGTGACCATTCAGGACGTTGGCAATTCGGCCCTGTATTTGCTGTCTGACCTCGGCTCAGGCGTGACCGGCGAAACACATCATGTCGACAGCGGCTATCATGTCGTCGGCATGAAAGCTGTCGACGCGCCTGACATTGACGTGGCCACGGGCCGCAAAGAAGGAACAGCCTGA
- the mazG gene encoding nucleoside triphosphate pyrophosphohydrolase, with translation MSKTEDHSPSDSLVHHPQGGMDRLREIMRRLRDPQSGCPWDIEQTFTTIAPYTIEEAYEVADAIEREAWGELKGELGDLLFQSVFHAQMAEDAGLFTFDEVADTMSDKMVARHPHVFGDEDRDKSAEQQTRDWEAIKAAERAEKAQQGVLDGVAIGLPALLRAVKLQKRAARVGFDWPDIGPVLDKITEEARELAEARETLGPDEVREELGDLLFVVANLARHLGVEPEEALRHANAKFERRFQGIERRLAADGRTPVDATLEEMDAYWDAEKADERQSRK, from the coding sequence ATGAGCAAAACCGAAGATCATTCCCCCTCTGACAGTCTGGTTCACCACCCGCAAGGGGGGATGGATCGGTTGCGCGAGATCATGCGCCGACTTCGCGACCCCCAGAGCGGCTGTCCGTGGGATATCGAGCAGACCTTTACCACCATTGCCCCCTATACGATCGAGGAAGCCTATGAGGTCGCCGATGCGATCGAGCGCGAGGCATGGGGCGAATTGAAGGGCGAGTTGGGCGATCTGCTGTTTCAATCCGTCTTTCATGCCCAGATGGCCGAAGACGCCGGCCTGTTCACTTTTGACGAGGTCGCCGACACCATGTCTGACAAGATGGTCGCCCGCCATCCCCATGTTTTCGGGGACGAAGATCGCGACAAGTCGGCCGAGCAGCAGACCCGCGACTGGGAAGCCATCAAGGCTGCTGAGCGGGCTGAGAAAGCCCAGCAAGGCGTGTTGGACGGCGTGGCCATTGGCCTGCCCGCCCTGCTTCGTGCGGTGAAACTGCAAAAACGCGCCGCGCGTGTAGGTTTCGACTGGCCCGATATTGGCCCGGTGCTGGACAAGATCACCGAAGAGGCCCGCGAACTGGCCGAAGCCCGCGAAACGCTTGGGCCGGACGAGGTGCGCGAAGAATTGGGGGACTTGCTGTTCGTCGTCGCCAATTTGGCCCGCCACCTTGGCGTCGAGCCTGAAGAAGCCCTGCGTCATGCCAATGCGAAATTCGAACGGCGCTTTCAAGGCATCGAAAGACGGCTGGCGGCGGACGGACGCACGCCTGTGGACGCCACGCTTGAAGAAATGGACGCCTATTGGGACGCGGAAAAAGCCGACGAACGCCAGAGCAGAAAATAA
- a CDS encoding DUF4167 domain-containing protein: MRSPKSRSRNNKSNRNRNNPGNIINRVYDSSGPEGKVRGTPQQIIDKYTQLARDAFLSNDRVAGENFQQHAEHYTRLLSEAQKEMDARRQQTEQQNRERQQREKEERDARAERKSSQDVAGDGDQPDVAPQPEMMADASESGLVETPESKPKKAPARPRKPRKPAKSDTPTNDQSSDQPGDNKAPDAPEAAE; this comes from the coding sequence ATGAGATCGCCCAAATCACGTTCGCGTAACAATAAGTCGAACCGTAACCGGAACAATCCGGGAAATATCATTAACCGCGTCTATGACAGCTCGGGTCCTGAGGGTAAGGTGCGTGGCACGCCTCAGCAGATCATCGACAAATACACTCAACTGGCACGTGACGCGTTTTTGTCAAACGACCGCGTGGCCGGCGAGAATTTTCAACAGCACGCTGAACATTACACCCGTTTGCTGAGCGAAGCGCAGAAAGAAATGGATGCGCGTCGTCAACAGACCGAACAGCAAAATCGCGAGCGTCAACAGCGCGAGAAAGAAGAGCGGGACGCACGTGCAGAGCGCAAATCTTCTCAGGATGTTGCAGGTGACGGCGACCAGCCCGACGTTGCGCCCCAGCCAGAAATGATGGCTGACGCATCCGAAAGCGGCTTGGTGGAAACCCCCGAAAGCAAGCCAAAGAAAGCGCCCGCGCGCCCGCGCAAGCCGCGCAAGCCGGCGAAGTCGGACACGCCGACCAACGATCAATCTTCAGATCAACCGGGTGACAACAAAGCGCCGGATGCACCGGAAGCCGCCGAGTAA